The following are from one region of the Chitinophagales bacterium genome:
- the ilvE gene encoding branched-chain-amino-acid transaminase 1 yields the protein MIATLHIPVTRVQQSRISHVDFHNLEFGKYISDHMFSADYIGGEWKNTQIIPYGDLSVSPSSLALHYGQIVFEGMKAFRMRDGRISVFRIKKHLERLNRSLERMCMPQVSEELFVSAIHKLIETDRQWVPEQEQAALYLRPLIFASEPKLGVKISEQYKFLILASPAGAFYPKPLRVKVETRYVRAAEGGTGFVKCAGNYGGAFYPTYLAKQEGYDQVLWTDAHEHRFLDESGTMNLMFVVDGQLLTPPLSSTILDGVTRDSILQLARDMQFPCSEQKISIQEIEQALHEGRVTEAFGTGTAAVVAPIKVIGIAGKDYTLPDWSEKSFMIRVKKILQDIRTGNLPDRHQWNYIIP from the coding sequence ATGATTGCAACACTGCACATACCAGTTACGCGGGTTCAGCAATCCCGTATCAGTCATGTGGACTTTCACAATCTGGAGTTTGGTAAGTATATATCTGACCACATGTTTTCGGCTGATTACATTGGTGGGGAGTGGAAAAATACGCAGATTATACCTTATGGCGACCTCTCCGTCAGCCCTTCTTCGTTAGCCCTCCATTATGGACAGATTGTATTTGAAGGGATGAAAGCCTTTCGGATGCGAGACGGTCGGATTTCTGTTTTCAGGATAAAGAAACATCTGGAGCGGCTCAACCGCTCGCTGGAACGGATGTGTATGCCACAGGTTTCCGAAGAGCTTTTTGTTTCCGCTATCCACAAACTCATTGAAACGGATCGGCAATGGGTGCCTGAACAGGAGCAGGCTGCTTTGTATTTGCGCCCTCTGATATTTGCCAGTGAGCCGAAGCTGGGCGTAAAAATTTCCGAACAATACAAATTTCTCATCCTTGCCTCACCGGCAGGAGCTTTTTATCCCAAGCCTCTGCGAGTAAAGGTGGAAACCCGCTACGTGCGGGCTGCCGAGGGAGGTACCGGCTTCGTGAAATGTGCCGGCAACTATGGAGGAGCTTTCTACCCGACTTACCTTGCCAAACAAGAAGGCTATGACCAGGTGCTGTGGACAGATGCCCACGAACACAGGTTTCTGGATGAATCCGGCACGATGAACCTCATGTTTGTCGTGGACGGGCAGCTGCTTACTCCTCCTCTTTCTTCCACCATACTGGATGGGGTAACGCGCGACTCTATTTTACAACTGGCCCGCGACATGCAGTTCCCCTGTAGTGAACAAAAAATCAGCATACAGGAAATTGAGCAGGCTCTTCATGAAGGACGCGTTACGGAAGCTTTTGGCACCGGTACGGCTGCCGTAGTAGCCCCCATCAAAGTAATTGGCATTGCAGGAAAAGATTATACCCTACCCGACTGGTCGGAGAAGAGCTTTATGATCAGGGTAAAAAAAATACTCCAAGATATTCGCACAGGCAACTTACCCGACCGCCATCAATGGAACTATATTATCCCTTAA
- a CDS encoding carboxymethylenebutenolidase, protein MRKALFDRNIRFFLICCITTGATMSAFSQAPSCHPAESFAMLSNDKAFREGHAEPEDFTYTGPGEWVTFPAADGNPAKGFLLKSEKPSQNYLLVFHEWWGLNDQIRAECATLAKDLQNVNILAVDLYDGKVTNQRSEAARLMQSVNRQRAEAIVKGVIQYVGPEAKIATIGWCFGGGWSLQASLLAGTRAAACVLYYGMPVTDTVKLKTLHADVLGIFASQDEWITQDIVKQFDAAMKAAGKRLDIVTFDAQHAFANPSNPQYDKEKTEKAYEYTLKFLKEHL, encoded by the coding sequence ATGCGGAAAGCTCTGTTTGATAGGAATATCCGATTCTTCCTCATTTGCTGCATCACAACAGGAGCCACGATGTCTGCCTTTAGCCAGGCTCCTTCCTGTCATCCCGCTGAAAGTTTCGCCATGCTGAGTAATGATAAAGCTTTCCGGGAAGGCCATGCTGAACCCGAAGATTTTACCTACACAGGACCGGGTGAGTGGGTCACATTTCCGGCTGCTGATGGGAATCCGGCAAAGGGCTTTCTTTTGAAATCAGAGAAACCCTCTCAAAACTATCTGCTGGTTTTTCATGAATGGTGGGGACTAAATGACCAGATACGTGCTGAATGTGCAACCCTGGCCAAGGACTTGCAAAATGTTAATATACTTGCCGTTGACCTGTATGATGGCAAAGTAACCAACCAGCGCAGCGAAGCGGCAAGGCTGATGCAATCGGTTAATCGCCAGAGAGCCGAGGCTATTGTGAAAGGCGTTATCCAATATGTCGGGCCGGAGGCTAAAATAGCGACCATTGGCTGGTGTTTCGGAGGGGGATGGTCTCTACAGGCATCACTGCTTGCCGGTACCCGGGCTGCTGCCTGCGTGCTATATTATGGCATGCCGGTAACGGATACTGTAAAACTGAAAACCCTCCATGCTGATGTGCTGGGCATTTTCGCCTCTCAGGATGAATGGATTACGCAGGATATCGTCAAGCAATTTGATGCAGCCATGAAAGCTGCTGGCAAAAGATTGGATATAGTTACCTTTGATGCTCAGCATGCTTTTGCCAACCCGAGCAATCCGCAGTATGATAAAGAAAAAACGGAAAAGGCCTACGAGTACACTCTAAAGTTTCTGAAAGAGCATTTATAA
- a CDS encoding transporter, which translates to MRVLTLSALGLLLAAGLAAQDKWSLERCIQFALENNIQIQQARISEQASRYMHTQAVADFLPSVNADAGYGVHMGRSIDPTTYDFVNQTIQTHSVSLNSGVTLFNGLRKINILRSSKYDLLSSEYASKDVADNVALNVTRLYLQILLSHEELKKATERLAIAVQQLDQTRKLFDAGTITEGNVLDVKAQLAADSLGLVIARNALELSKLNLALLLEVENPDLFEVETPEIDIVPPQVLAEKDAEGIYLIAEQNQPALQSARYALQGSQYRWAAARGLYYPSLSFFYTLRTTYSSIGKRTVGYTTVTDTLTGTLNGVPFSLPLDLGISLPVMEDATFWQQYHDNFSQSLGLSLNIPLFNGLQVRTNVRNAKLNFIRAKYNLKNLQNQLRNEVHVAYTDAKAAYQKYLAAENSARALEKSFEYVTRKFNTGAATMLEYSTAGAALSAAQSEMLKAKYEYIFKLKVLDYYAGNPITLN; encoded by the coding sequence ATGAGGGTACTCACTCTAAGTGCGCTGGGCCTGCTGCTGGCTGCAGGCCTTGCGGCTCAGGATAAATGGAGCCTGGAGCGTTGTATTCAGTTTGCCCTTGAAAATAATATCCAGATTCAACAGGCCCGGATTTCAGAGCAGGCTTCCCGCTACATGCATACGCAGGCTGTTGCGGACTTTTTGCCTTCCGTAAATGCAGACGCAGGCTATGGAGTGCACATGGGCCGCTCCATTGACCCGACTACTTATGATTTTGTCAATCAAACGATTCAAACCCATTCGGTTTCATTAAACAGCGGGGTAACCCTCTTTAATGGTTTGCGGAAAATAAACATCCTGCGCAGCAGCAAATACGACCTGTTGTCCAGCGAATATGCGTCTAAGGATGTAGCTGATAATGTGGCTCTAAACGTAACACGCCTCTACCTGCAGATTCTGCTGAGCCATGAAGAGCTGAAAAAGGCCACAGAGCGCCTTGCCATTGCAGTGCAGCAACTGGATCAGACGCGGAAATTGTTTGATGCCGGTACAATTACGGAAGGAAACGTGCTGGATGTAAAAGCGCAGCTTGCTGCTGATAGTCTGGGCTTGGTAATAGCGCGCAATGCACTGGAGCTGAGTAAACTGAATCTGGCTTTGCTGCTGGAAGTAGAAAACCCGGATTTGTTTGAGGTGGAAACTCCCGAAATAGATATTGTGCCTCCGCAGGTGCTGGCTGAAAAAGATGCAGAGGGCATATACCTCATTGCTGAGCAGAATCAACCTGCTTTACAGAGCGCCCGGTATGCCCTTCAGGGCTCACAATACCGGTGGGCAGCGGCACGTGGACTGTATTACCCTTCGCTTTCCTTTTTTTATACCTTGCGCACCACTTACTCCAGTATCGGCAAGAGGACAGTAGGATATACAACCGTTACAGATACCCTGACCGGGACACTGAATGGTGTGCCTTTCAGCCTACCTCTGGACCTAGGGATTTCTCTTCCTGTAATGGAAGATGCTACCTTCTGGCAGCAGTATCATGACAACTTCAGTCAATCTCTGGGGCTGAGCCTGAATATACCTCTCTTCAACGGCCTGCAAGTGCGCACCAATGTGAGAAATGCCAAGTTGAATTTTATCCGGGCTAAATACAATCTGAAGAACCTGCAAAATCAGCTGCGTAACGAGGTACATGTGGCCTATACCGATGCAAAGGCCGCCTATCAGAAATACCTTGCTGCCGAGAACAGTGCGCGAGCTCTGGAAAAGTCATTTGAATATGTGACGCGGAAATTTAACACCGGTGCGGCCACCATGCTGGAATATTCCACAGCAGGGGCGGCTCTCTCGGCAGCACAGAGCGAAATGCTGAAAGCAAAGTATGAATATATTTTCAAACTGAAAGTGCTGGATTATTATGCCGGCAATCCCATAACGCTGAATTGA
- the msrA gene encoding peptide methionine sulfoxide reductase MsrA has protein sequence MVEATPLVTGNFDTATFGAGCFWCVEAVFQELNGVISVTPGYSGGHKENPSYEEVCRDITGHAEVAQIVYDPAIISYEELLEVFWEIHDPTTLNRQGNDVGSQYRSVIFYHNEAQRQAAEKSIIQLEESGRFEDPIVTTIEPMRQFYKAENYHQDYFRNNPNAPYCQYVIGPKVEKFRKQFKDKLKK, from the coding sequence ATGGTTGAAGCCACCCCTCTTGTTACCGGTAATTTTGATACTGCTACCTTCGGAGCCGGATGTTTCTGGTGCGTTGAGGCTGTTTTTCAGGAACTCAATGGCGTTATCTCAGTCACTCCGGGTTATTCAGGAGGTCATAAAGAAAATCCTTCCTATGAAGAGGTGTGCCGCGATATCACCGGTCATGCTGAGGTAGCACAAATCGTGTACGACCCGGCTATTATTTCCTATGAAGAACTCCTGGAGGTGTTCTGGGAAATTCATGACCCCACCACCCTCAACAGGCAAGGGAATGATGTAGGCTCCCAGTATCGCTCCGTTATATTTTATCACAACGAAGCCCAACGACAGGCTGCAGAAAAATCTATCATACAGTTAGAAGAGTCAGGCCGTTTTGAAGACCCCATCGTTACTACTATTGAGCCTATGCGACAATTTTACAAAGCTGAAAATTATCACCAGGATTATTTCCGGAATAACCCCAATGCCCCTTACTGTCAGTACGTCATCGGCCCCAAAGTGGAAAAATTCAGAAAACAATTTAAAGACAAACTAAAAAAATAG
- the tadA gene encoding tRNA-specific adenosine deaminase: MHTVDDSQHERFMREALKEAHLALQEQEIPVGAVITLNNRIIARAHNQVERLRDVTAHAEMIAITAAANYLGAKYLEECTLFVTIEPCLMCATALYWSHIPTIYYGASDNRFGYTRYTKTLFGKKVKIYSGLLAEECANLMLHFFRQKRKLHDGKSS, encoded by the coding sequence ATGCACACGGTTGACGATTCCCAGCACGAGCGCTTTATGCGGGAGGCGCTCAAAGAGGCACATCTTGCACTGCAGGAGCAGGAAATTCCCGTAGGTGCGGTGATTACGCTAAACAACCGCATTATCGCACGCGCCCATAATCAAGTTGAGCGCCTGCGCGATGTAACTGCACATGCTGAAATGATTGCCATTACGGCAGCGGCAAATTATCTGGGAGCAAAATACCTGGAAGAATGCACACTCTTTGTGACCATTGAGCCCTGCCTGATGTGTGCCACTGCGTTATACTGGAGTCACATACCGACAATCTACTACGGAGCTTCCGACAATCGCTTCGGATATACCAGGTACACAAAAACGTTGTTCGGCAAAAAAGTAAAAATCTATTCCGGGTTGCTGGCAGAGGAATGCGCCAACCTGATGCTGCATTTCTTCAGGCAAAAAAGAAAACTCCATGACGGAAAGTCATCTTAG
- a CDS encoding RND transporter translates to MKILSWKTLTVLVLAVVVLIVLTIVGVRKGWIGKGGKIEVVAEKVARHTIVETVSASGKIFPETEVKISPDVSGEITVIYYQEGDSVSKGNLLLEIRPDIYQSVVEQAEAALNQARASLATAKARLAQVEAQFENAQNAFNRNEQLYRQKVISQMDYDNAVAAFKVAQGEKQAAEQSVRAAEFTVRSAEAALKEAKDNLAKTKVYAPVSGIISKLNVKEGERVVGTAQFTGTEMLTIADLNRMEVHVEVSENDISRVSVGDTADIEVDAFLDKKFKGIVRHIAHSASAGNVLTSEQVTNFTVKISILASSYASLVRPDNPFPFRPGMSATAEIKTDVRENALAVPIQSVTIREEEKAEGERATVKKQVVFVIDGNRVKMIEVKTGIQDDRYIEITEGLEEGQEVVSGPYRAISRLLEDGSYVEKVKQLKENKLHS, encoded by the coding sequence ATGAAAATACTTAGTTGGAAAACCCTTACTGTTCTTGTTTTGGCAGTAGTTGTTTTAATCGTTTTGACCATAGTCGGTGTGCGTAAAGGGTGGATAGGGAAAGGAGGTAAAATAGAAGTTGTTGCTGAAAAAGTTGCCCGGCATACCATTGTGGAGACCGTATCTGCGAGCGGCAAGATATTTCCGGAGACCGAAGTCAAGATAAGCCCGGATGTTTCCGGGGAAATTACCGTTATCTATTACCAAGAGGGGGATTCTGTGAGTAAAGGGAATTTACTGCTGGAAATTCGTCCGGACATCTATCAGTCTGTTGTGGAGCAGGCCGAAGCTGCATTGAATCAGGCACGTGCCTCATTAGCCACCGCTAAAGCACGGTTGGCCCAGGTAGAAGCACAGTTTGAAAATGCTCAAAATGCTTTTAACAGAAACGAACAGCTTTACCGGCAGAAGGTAATATCCCAGATGGATTACGATAATGCAGTAGCTGCATTTAAAGTAGCCCAGGGGGAAAAGCAGGCTGCAGAACAAAGCGTGAGGGCAGCTGAATTTACGGTGCGCAGTGCCGAGGCGGCTTTGAAAGAGGCTAAAGACAACCTGGCAAAAACAAAGGTGTATGCTCCGGTAAGCGGTATAATTTCCAAGCTGAATGTAAAAGAGGGCGAAAGGGTAGTGGGCACCGCACAATTCACCGGCACAGAGATGCTTACCATAGCTGACTTGAACCGCATGGAGGTGCATGTGGAAGTGAGTGAGAATGATATTTCCAGAGTGAGCGTTGGTGATACGGCAGATATTGAAGTGGATGCCTTTCTGGATAAAAAGTTCAAGGGCATTGTCAGGCATATAGCACATTCGGCCAGTGCGGGCAATGTGCTGACCTCTGAGCAGGTGACCAATTTCACCGTTAAAATCAGCATTCTGGCTTCTTCTTATGCCAGTCTGGTGCGACCCGATAATCCGTTCCCCTTCCGACCCGGTATGTCTGCTACGGCTGAAATAAAAACAGATGTCAGAGAAAATGCACTGGCCGTACCGATTCAATCGGTCACTATTCGTGAGGAAGAAAAGGCGGAAGGTGAGCGGGCAACTGTAAAAAAACAAGTAGTGTTTGTCATTGATGGCAACCGGGTGAAAATGATAGAGGTAAAAACCGGCATTCAGGATGACAGATATATTGAGATTACCGAAGGTCTGGAAGAAGGGCAGGAGGTTGTTAGTGGGCCGTATCGGGCTATATCGCGATTACTTGAAGATGGCAGTTATGTGGAAAAGGTAAAGCAACTGAAAGAAAACAAGCTACACTCCTGA
- the sdhB gene encoding succinate dehydrogenase, producing the protein MNITLKVWRQKNRNDTGRLVTYEVKNVSPDQSFLEMMDVLNEQLIQKGEDPIAFDHDCREGICGSCSMFINGEAHGPGRGITTCQLHMRSFKDGDTIYVEPWRAKPFPVIKDLVVDRSAFDRIMAAGGFVSVNTSGRPVDANAIPVPKKDADKAFDAATCIGCGACVATCKNASAMLFVAAKVSQLALLPQGKVEARERVLNMVKQMDEEGFGNCTNTGACEIECPKGISLEHIARMNREFLKAQL; encoded by the coding sequence ATGAACATCACACTGAAAGTCTGGAGGCAAAAGAACCGAAACGACACCGGAAGACTAGTTACTTACGAGGTAAAAAATGTTTCACCTGACCAGTCCTTTCTGGAGATGATGGACGTACTCAATGAACAATTGATTCAGAAAGGAGAAGATCCGATAGCTTTTGACCATGATTGCCGCGAAGGTATATGTGGTTCATGCAGCATGTTTATCAATGGAGAGGCTCATGGTCCGGGGCGCGGCATCACTACCTGCCAGCTGCATATGCGCTCCTTTAAAGATGGAGACACCATTTATGTGGAGCCGTGGCGCGCAAAACCTTTTCCGGTCATCAAAGACCTTGTGGTGGATCGCAGTGCCTTTGACCGCATCATGGCTGCGGGCGGCTTTGTCTCGGTGAACACTTCGGGTCGTCCGGTAGATGCCAATGCCATTCCTGTTCCTAAAAAAGATGCCGATAAAGCATTTGATGCAGCCACCTGTATAGGGTGCGGAGCCTGTGTGGCAACCTGTAAAAATGCATCGGCCATGCTTTTTGTGGCGGCCAAAGTATCACAACTCGCTTTGCTGCCTCAGGGCAAAGTAGAGGCCCGCGAAAGGGTGCTCAATATGGTCAAACAGATGGATGAAGAAGGTTTCGGGAACTGCACCAACACCGGAGCCTGTGAAATAGAGTGTCCCAAAGGGATTTCCCTGGAGCATATTGCCCGCATGAACAGAGAGTTTCTTAAAGCGCAACTCTAA
- the sdhA gene encoding succinate dehydrogenase, producing the protein MRLDSKIPDGPLAEKWTKHKNSIRVVNPANKRKLDVIVVGTGLAGASAAASLAELGYNVKAFCFQDSPRRAHSIAAQGGINAAKNYQNDNDSVYRLFYDTIKGGDYRAREANVYRLAEVSANIIDQCVMQGVPFAREYGGLLDNRSFGGVQVSRTFYAKGQTGQQLLLGAYSAMSRQIGKGRINMFSRHEMLDLVIIDGKARGIIARNLITGELERHAAHAVLLCTGGYGNVFFLSTNAMGSNVTASWKAHKRGAFFANPCYTQIHPTCIPVSGDYQSKLTLMSESLRNDGRIWVPKKLEDAQAIREGRKKAKDIPEEDRDYYLERRYPSYGNLVPRDVASRAAKERCDAGYGVNKTGQAVFLDFASAIKRYGTEQANMLGLHNASEEEIIKLGREVIAAKYGNLFEMYHHITDENPYETPMKIYPAVHYTMGGLWVDYNLMTTIPGCYALGEANFSDHGANRLGASALMQGLADGYFIIPYTIGDYLADDIRTGKITTNSPEFEKAEKEVKDRLERLIQNKGYYSADYFHKQLGKIMWDKCGMSRNEKGLKEAIQEIRALREEFWKEIRVPGELNNLNPELEKAGRVADFLELGELMCVDALHRNESCGGHFREEYQTEDGEALRDDEHFSYVAAWQYQEDPGKAVLHKEPLIFENVKVTQRSYK; encoded by the coding sequence ATGCGATTAGATTCTAAAATACCAGACGGGCCACTGGCTGAGAAATGGACAAAGCATAAAAACTCAATACGGGTAGTAAATCCGGCCAATAAGCGCAAACTGGATGTTATCGTGGTAGGCACCGGTTTGGCGGGCGCCTCGGCTGCGGCCTCCCTTGCAGAGTTGGGATACAATGTAAAAGCTTTTTGCTTTCAGGACAGCCCGCGCAGAGCGCATTCTATTGCTGCACAGGGTGGAATTAATGCAGCCAAAAATTATCAGAATGATAATGACAGCGTTTACCGGCTGTTTTATGACACCATTAAAGGAGGCGACTATCGTGCCCGCGAAGCCAACGTGTACCGCCTGGCAGAAGTTTCGGCAAATATTATTGACCAGTGCGTGATGCAGGGTGTGCCATTTGCGCGGGAATATGGGGGCCTGCTTGACAACCGCTCCTTTGGTGGGGTGCAGGTATCGCGCACTTTTTATGCAAAAGGACAAACCGGACAGCAGCTGCTGCTGGGAGCTTATTCTGCCATGAGCCGCCAGATCGGCAAGGGCAGAATAAATATGTTCAGCCGCCACGAAATGCTGGATTTGGTAATTATAGACGGGAAAGCGCGCGGCATCATTGCGCGCAATCTCATCACAGGCGAACTGGAGCGGCATGCCGCCCATGCGGTGCTCCTCTGTACGGGTGGATATGGCAACGTCTTCTTTCTGTCCACCAATGCAATGGGCTCCAATGTAACCGCTTCCTGGAAAGCCCATAAGCGAGGGGCGTTCTTTGCCAATCCCTGCTACACGCAGATTCACCCTACCTGTATCCCGGTTTCAGGCGATTATCAATCCAAACTCACCCTGATGTCGGAATCGTTGCGCAATGACGGAAGGATATGGGTGCCGAAAAAACTGGAAGATGCCCAGGCCATAAGAGAAGGAAGAAAGAAAGCTAAAGATATTCCGGAAGAAGACCGCGATTATTATCTGGAAAGAAGGTATCCATCTTACGGTAACCTCGTACCTCGTGATGTAGCCTCCCGCGCAGCAAAAGAACGTTGTGATGCAGGGTATGGCGTCAACAAAACAGGGCAGGCCGTATTTCTGGATTTTGCCTCCGCAATAAAAAGATACGGCACAGAACAGGCCAATATGCTGGGGCTGCATAACGCCTCCGAAGAAGAAATAATAAAGCTGGGACGCGAAGTGATCGCTGCCAAATACGGCAACCTCTTTGAGATGTATCATCATATCACCGATGAAAATCCCTATGAAACACCCATGAAAATTTATCCTGCGGTGCATTATACCATGGGTGGTTTGTGGGTTGATTATAATCTGATGACCACCATTCCGGGATGTTATGCACTGGGAGAGGCCAATTTCAGCGATCATGGCGCCAACCGCCTTGGAGCATCCGCCCTCATGCAAGGTCTTGCCGATGGGTATTTTATTATCCCCTACACCATTGGTGATTACCTGGCCGATGACATTCGCACCGGAAAAATAACAACTAACAGCCCTGAATTTGAAAAAGCAGAAAAAGAAGTCAAAGATCGCCTGGAACGACTCATACAAAACAAAGGGTACTACAGTGCAGACTATTTCCATAAGCAACTGGGTAAAATCATGTGGGATAAATGCGGCATGTCACGCAACGAAAAGGGTTTGAAAGAAGCCATTCAGGAAATCAGGGCACTCAGAGAAGAGTTTTGGAAAGAAATACGCGTGCCGGGCGAATTGAATAACCTGAATCCGGAGCTGGAAAAAGCCGGACGGGTAGCTGATTTTCTTGAACTCGGTGAGTTGATGTGTGTGGATGCCCTCCACCGCAACGAATCCTGCGGAGGGCATTTCCGTGAAGAATATCAGACCGAAGACGGAGAAGCGCTCCGCGATGATGAGCATTTCTCCTATGTTGCCGCCTGGCAATATCAGGAGGATCCTGGCAAGGCTGTGCTGCACAAAGAGCCGTTGATATTTGAGAATGTAAAAGTGACGCAGCGTTCATACAAATAA
- the sdhC gene encoding succinate dehydrogenase, with protein sequence MSESKAFLNTSIGRKVFMSLTGLFLCLFLVEHLSGNLLLLVSRDKFNVYSHFLTHNPLIRVIEVVLFASILGHVVMSVILTARNRMARPVSYAVYRGSANASWTSRNMPFLGIIILIFLIIHLSNFFAKARFGGVESYILQQPVGLFGMVFPAGMEVHDVYSIVIESFKIWWYVAIYVVCMVALSLHLMHGFHSSFQSLGVHSTDPGSWYRKAGLAFAILIPLGFACIPVYIYLFFR encoded by the coding sequence TTGAGTGAGTCAAAAGCATTTCTCAATACCTCTATCGGAAGAAAAGTCTTCATGTCTCTGACCGGCTTGTTCCTATGCCTTTTTCTGGTGGAGCATCTCAGCGGCAATTTGCTGCTGCTTGTATCCAGAGACAAGTTTAACGTGTACTCCCATTTTCTGACGCATAACCCTCTGATACGGGTAATAGAGGTCGTGCTGTTTGCCAGTATTCTGGGTCATGTGGTCATGTCGGTTATTCTTACCGCCCGCAACCGTATGGCGCGCCCGGTGTCTTATGCCGTATACCGGGGCTCTGCTAATGCAAGCTGGACTTCGCGCAACATGCCTTTTTTAGGTATCATCATCCTTATTTTTCTGATTATTCATTTATCTAATTTTTTTGCTAAGGCGCGCTTTGGTGGAGTAGAGAGTTACATTCTGCAACAACCCGTTGGCTTGTTTGGAATGGTCTTTCCGGCCGGAATGGAAGTGCATGATGTGTACAGCATTGTCATTGAGTCATTTAAGATCTGGTGGTATGTGGCTATTTATGTGGTGTGTATGGTAGCGTTAAGCCTGCACCTGATGCATGGATTTCATAGCAGCTTCCAGTCGCTGGGTGTCCATAGTACAGATCCGGGCTCGTGGTATAGAAAAGCCGGGTTAGCGTTTGCAATACTGATTCCGCTTGGCTTTGCCTGTATCCCTGTTTACATTTACCTTTTCTTTAGATGA
- the frr gene encoding ribosome-recycling factor, producing the protein MTDEVKLLLEEEKEKMEKALLHLEDELSKIRAGRANPSMLSDIRVDYYGTMTPLQQISNVSVADARTLVIKPWDKSMLAPIEKAILASNIGLTPANDGEVIRLNIPPLTEERRKALVKQVHHLAEQSKVSMRNARRSANEAIKNMQKNGLAEDQVKKAEQEIQHITDAYIAKVDKHVEAKEKEIMTV; encoded by the coding sequence ATGACTGACGAAGTAAAACTGCTGCTTGAAGAGGAAAAAGAGAAAATGGAAAAAGCCCTCCTGCACCTGGAAGACGAATTATCAAAAATCAGGGCAGGCAGGGCAAATCCTTCTATGCTGAGCGACATTCGCGTAGACTATTACGGCACCATGACCCCGTTACAGCAGATATCCAATGTTTCGGTTGCAGATGCCCGTACGCTGGTGATTAAGCCGTGGGACAAGTCTATGCTGGCCCCGATAGAAAAAGCTATCCTTGCTTCCAATATCGGGCTTACTCCGGCCAATGACGGTGAAGTAATTCGCTTAAATATTCCACCCCTTACTGAAGAAAGAAGAAAAGCCCTCGTAAAACAGGTTCACCACCTGGCTGAGCAGTCCAAAGTCAGCATGCGTAACGCCAGGCGCAGTGCTAATGAAGCTATAAAAAACATGCAGAAAAACGGACTTGCGGAAGACCAGGTTAAAAAAGCCGAGCAGGAAATTCAGCATATCACAGACGCCTACATTGCCAAAGTGGACAAACACGTGGAAGCTAAAGAGAAGGAAATTATGACCGTTTAA
- the sodA gene encoding superoxide dismutase has protein sequence MAFELPKLKYAYDALEPHIDARTMEIHYTKHHQGYTDKLNAALEGTAFAGKSIEDILAQISQAPVAIRNNGGGYWNHSLFWEIMSPKGGGVPSGDLADAINRTFGAFDSFKGEFSTAAASVFGSGWAWLGVKSDGSLVITTTPNQDNPLMDIATVKCTPILGLDVWEHAYYLKYQNRRPDYISAFWNVINWEEVARRFKAVAK, from the coding sequence ATGGCTTTTGAATTACCGAAATTAAAGTATGCTTATGATGCGCTGGAACCCCACATTGATGCACGCACAATGGAAATTCACTATACCAAACACCATCAGGGCTATACAGATAAGCTGAATGCTGCCCTGGAGGGAACTGCTTTTGCCGGCAAGTCAATAGAAGATATTCTCGCGCAGATTTCCCAGGCTCCTGTAGCCATCCGCAACAACGGGGGCGGATACTGGAACCATAGTCTTTTCTGGGAAATCATGTCTCCAAAAGGGGGCGGAGTTCCTTCCGGTGACCTGGCAGATGCCATTAACCGGACGTTTGGCGCCTTTGACAGCTTCAAGGGAGAGTTCTCTACCGCAGCCGCAAGCGTGTTTGGCTCCGGATGGGCCTGGCTGGGCGTTAAAAGCGATGGCAGCTTGGTGATTACTACCACGCCTAATCAAGACAATCCCCTTATGGACATTGCGACAGTAAAATGTACCCCTATTCTGGGACTGGATGTGTGGGAACATGCCTACTACCTGAAGTATCAGAACAGGCGCCCTGATTATATATCTGCCTTCTGGAATGTAATTAACTGGGAAGAAGTGGCAAGAAGATTTAAAGCCGTTGCTAAGTAA